From a single Plutella xylostella chromosome 5, ilPluXylo3.1, whole genome shotgun sequence genomic region:
- the LOC105389157 gene encoding cyclin-dependent kinase inhibitor 1C, protein MKASIAFVLCCVAGCGFAYNVRRDGQYNGLRDDPFAVEVYQHFYPEPSQRFFWGNQGSSQVGGSGWWTTLTNKFPILGSMFGKMEVPHVTYGVPASVYGPPQPPVFQDQFYQQLPPVQFHPQFVPGAVDLPPSRDVGFTDDAVIITPPQVPISQPAPAPAPAPAPFPNPAPFPNPRPDPNPDSGYRYNKPLYRFDLPKK, encoded by the exons ATGAAAGCTTCGATCGCGTTTGTGTTGTGCTGTGTGGCGG GCTGCGGCTTTGCGTACAACGTGCGCAGGGACGGGCAGTACAACGGCCTGCGGGATGACCCCTTCGCGGTAGAGGTGTACCAGCACTTCTACCCGGAGCCCTCTCAGCGGTTCTTCTGGGGGAACCAGGGCAGCTCGCAGGTGGGCGGCTCGGGCTGGTGGACCACGCTCACGAACAAGTTCCCCATCCTGGGCAGCATGTTCGGTAAGATGGAGGTGCCTCACGTGACGTACGGGGTGCCGGCGTCGGTGTACGGGCCGCCGCAGCCGCCGGTGTTCCAGGACCAGTTCTACCAGCAGCTGCCGCCGGTGCAGTTCCACCCGCAGTTCGTGCCGGGCGCCGTGGACCTGCCGCCCAGCCGCGACGTCGGCTTCACGGACGACGCCGTCATCATCACGCCGCCGCAGGTGCCCATCTCGCAGccggcccccgcccccgcccccgcgcccgcaccCTTCCCCAACCCTGCACCCTTCCCGAACCCAAGGCCTGACCCCAATCCCGACTCCGGATACAGATATAACAAACCCCTATACAGATTTGATCTCCCTAAGAAATAG